In Aquimarina spinulae, a single window of DNA contains:
- a CDS encoding MMPL family transporter, which produces MDSFFYSLYTSIVSKKVVSFGIFILIISGLLFIASKIQFEEDITKLIPTNDKTSEIQKVLKSVNFADKIIVNITRQPEGSVDDLTQYAAQFIDSVTLRSGKHITQIQGKVEEEDIFNTLDFVYKNLPLFLQENDYEDIKNKIQKDSIEAITNSNYKTLISPTGIIARDNILKDPLGLSFIALKKLQQLSFGDDFTLHNGFLLSKDQNHVLLFITPKLKSSETDKNAKFVEDLYQINNQLNDHFKGKVQSENFGGALIAVANAKQIKRDIQLTISIAITILLIILIFFYRKITIPIILFVPTIFGGLLAIALLFLIRAKISAISLGIGSVLLGVTLDYSLHILTHIRSNTNIKAVYKEITTPVLMSSLTTALAFLCLLFLESQALQDLGIFAAISVVGSSFFALIFIPQVYKSTSQKRPKTTLIDNAAQYPLHKNKWVIITLTLLLIVSLFTYNKVQFNNDISKLNFEPQELKEAQLRLDALTNIASKSIYLAAYENSEQGTLQVNDKIFEKLQLLKDEGKVIDFSSIGSLIYSEKTQKERISKWNSFWNANTIASTKTNLIESGNKLGFKPTSFNAFYTLLESNFEPLKIKDYNALKTISIADYITTKEDFVTATTLVKVKDENAQHVVDLFKDQPQTIVIDRKHMNETFLGNLKNDFNKLVGYSLIVVLLILLFFYRSLSLTLVTSIPIAITWLLTIGIMGLFSLEFNIFNIIISTFIFGLGIDYSIFMTNGLLHEYRTGEKALATHKTSIILSVITTILGVGVLIFAKHPALYTISLLSIIGILSAIVISFTIQPQLFRLFIGSKTKRPITLRLFIHSVLSFCYYGIGGLLLSLFSVFLIKIIPLPKKIKMKWFHKIMSKFMGSVLYTNPFVRKTIINQSNETFDKPGVIIANHTSFLDILAIGMLYPKIIFLVNDWVYNSPVFGKAVQLAGFYPVSSGIENGLEHLKKKVDQGYSLIAFPEGTRSNTNKIKRFHKGAFYLAEQFGLDIIPILIHGNSEVLPKGSFIIKDGSITIKILDRIKANDTSFGENYARKTKQIGAYFKSEFGKLRNEIEHDGYFNKIILEEYRYKGDPLYKEVLKDLKANKEIYKIIIDTVEKKETILHISKDSGQLDFLLSLDSPDRKIINYIENKNTRDIVKNSYITNNHSKIICVDNVEETMTYDANVLILNLATITENELEKILSSKINLLVLLNESQNIHTQIITNLGFEIRHQKNNLVILKNKEN; this is translated from the coding sequence ATGGATAGCTTTTTTTATAGTTTATACACCTCTATTGTTTCCAAAAAAGTTGTAAGTTTTGGAATATTTATACTCATTATTTCGGGTTTATTATTTATAGCTTCAAAAATTCAATTTGAAGAAGATATCACCAAATTGATTCCTACAAATGATAAGACTTCTGAGATTCAAAAAGTACTAAAATCCGTAAATTTTGCTGATAAAATTATAGTAAATATCACACGCCAACCAGAAGGATCGGTCGATGATCTCACTCAATATGCAGCACAATTTATTGATAGCGTTACTCTAAGATCTGGTAAGCACATTACCCAAATCCAAGGTAAGGTCGAAGAAGAAGATATTTTTAATACTTTGGATTTTGTGTACAAAAATCTCCCTCTTTTTTTACAAGAAAATGATTATGAAGACATTAAAAATAAAATTCAAAAAGATAGCATCGAAGCTATCACAAATAGTAATTATAAAACTTTAATTTCTCCTACGGGAATTATTGCAAGAGATAATATTTTAAAGGACCCTTTGGGATTATCATTTATTGCCTTAAAAAAATTACAGCAACTTAGTTTTGGTGATGATTTCACATTACACAATGGTTTTTTACTTAGTAAAGATCAAAATCATGTTTTATTATTTATTACTCCTAAGTTAAAATCTAGCGAAACAGACAAGAATGCCAAATTTGTAGAGGATCTTTATCAAATAAACAATCAACTTAATGATCATTTTAAAGGTAAAGTACAAAGTGAAAATTTTGGAGGTGCTTTAATCGCTGTAGCAAATGCTAAACAAATAAAACGCGATATCCAACTAACCATTAGTATCGCTATTACGATTTTATTAATCATACTTATCTTCTTTTATAGAAAAATTACTATTCCGATTATTTTATTTGTTCCAACAATTTTTGGAGGGCTATTAGCAATTGCTTTATTGTTCTTAATTCGTGCAAAAATTTCTGCAATATCACTGGGTATCGGTTCTGTACTATTAGGGGTTACTTTGGATTACTCACTTCATATCCTAACACACATAAGAAGTAACACTAATATAAAAGCAGTTTATAAAGAAATTACTACTCCGGTTTTAATGAGTAGTTTAACCACCGCTTTAGCATTTTTATGTTTATTATTTTTAGAATCACAAGCACTTCAGGATTTAGGTATTTTTGCAGCAATTAGTGTTGTAGGATCTTCTTTTTTTGCATTAATTTTTATCCCTCAGGTATATAAAAGCACTTCTCAAAAAAGGCCAAAAACAACACTCATAGATAATGCCGCTCAATATCCTTTACACAAAAACAAATGGGTAATTATAACATTAACATTATTACTAATAGTAAGTCTGTTTACTTATAATAAAGTACAATTTAACAATGATATTTCTAAGCTAAACTTTGAGCCGCAAGAGTTAAAAGAGGCACAATTAAGATTAGATGCTTTAACTAATATTGCCTCAAAATCAATTTATCTGGCGGCCTATGAAAATTCGGAGCAAGGTACTTTACAGGTAAATGATAAGATTTTTGAAAAGCTACAACTACTAAAAGATGAAGGAAAAGTAATCGATTTCAGCTCTATCGGATCTTTAATTTATTCAGAAAAAACTCAAAAAGAAAGAATCTCGAAATGGAATTCTTTTTGGAACGCAAACACAATAGCTAGCACAAAAACTAATCTTATTGAAAGCGGAAATAAATTAGGTTTTAAACCTACTAGTTTTAATGCATTTTATACGCTCCTGGAATCGAATTTTGAGCCTTTAAAAATCAAAGACTACAATGCCTTAAAAACGATTTCTATAGCAGATTATATAACAACAAAAGAGGATTTTGTCACAGCAACAACGCTCGTTAAAGTAAAAGATGAAAATGCACAGCATGTAGTTGACCTTTTTAAAGATCAACCTCAGACCATAGTTATCGACAGGAAACATATGAATGAAACCTTTTTAGGGAATCTAAAAAATGACTTTAACAAACTAGTTGGTTACTCATTAATTGTTGTATTACTTATCCTTTTATTCTTTTACAGAAGCTTATCTCTCACCTTGGTAACAAGTATTCCTATAGCGATCACTTGGTTGCTAACCATTGGTATAATGGGATTATTCTCATTAGAGTTTAACATCTTTAATATTATAATTTCGACCTTTATTTTTGGTCTGGGGATTGACTATAGTATTTTTATGACTAATGGGTTACTACATGAGTATAGAACCGGAGAAAAAGCATTAGCAACTCATAAAACATCTATTATTTTATCTGTTATCACTACTATTTTAGGAGTAGGTGTTTTAATATTTGCTAAACATCCTGCTCTATATACGATATCATTACTTTCTATTATCGGAATATTATCTGCAATTGTTATTTCATTCACCATCCAACCTCAATTATTTAGGCTTTTTATCGGTAGTAAGACAAAAAGACCGATAACACTCAGATTATTTATACATTCTGTTCTTTCTTTTTGTTATTATGGTATCGGAGGCTTACTGCTTTCACTATTTAGTGTATTTCTGATAAAAATTATCCCGTTACCTAAAAAAATAAAAATGAAATGGTTTCATAAAATAATGTCAAAATTTATGGGATCAGTACTATATACAAATCCATTTGTACGTAAAACGATTATAAATCAAAGTAATGAAACCTTTGATAAACCAGGAGTTATTATTGCCAATCATACTTCTTTCTTAGATATTTTGGCGATAGGAATGTTATATCCAAAAATTATTTTTCTGGTAAACGATTGGGTATACAACTCTCCTGTTTTTGGAAAAGCAGTACAATTAGCTGGTTTTTATCCTGTATCTAGTGGTATAGAGAATGGATTAGAGCATTTAAAGAAGAAAGTGGATCAAGGTTACTCACTTATTGCCTTTCCTGAAGGAACAAGATCTAACACCAATAAAATTAAACGATTTCACAAAGGAGCATTTTATCTGGCAGAGCAATTTGGATTAGACATCATTCCCATACTTATACATGGAAATTCTGAAGTACTCCCCAAAGGAAGTTTTATTATTAAAGATGGTAGCATAACCATCAAAATACTCGATAGGATAAAAGCAAACGATACTAGTTTTGGCGAAAACTATGCTAGAAAAACAAAACAAATTGGGGCATATTTTAAAAGCGAATTCGGAAAACTTAGAAATGAGATAGAGCACGATGGATATTTCAACAAAATTATTCTCGAAGAATATCGATACAAAGGTGACCCTCTTTATAAAGAAGTACTAAAAGATTTAAAAGCGAATAAAGAGATTTACAAAATAATTATAGACACGGTCGAAAAAAAAGAAACTATACTTCATATTTCAAAAGATTCGGGTCAATTAGATTTTCTGTTATCTTTAGATAGTCCAGACAGAAAGATTATTAACTATATAGAAAACAAAAACACTAGAGATATTGTTAAAAACAGCTATATTACTAATAATCATAGTAAAATTATTTGTGTCGATAATGTAGAAGAAACAATGACATATGATGCAAATGTTCTTATTCTAAATTTAGCTACGATTACAGAGAATGAATTAGAAAAAATACTAAGCAGTAAAATTAATCTGTTAGTTTTACTAAACGAAAGTCAAAATATACATACACAGATAATTACTAATTTGGGATTCGAGATCAGGCACCAAAAGAATAATCTGGTTATTTTAAAAAATAAAGAAAATTAA
- a CDS encoding C45 family peptidase, whose protein sequence is MFLKTSCFTKWLCFFALFFLLMSCGVSKSIKDIPDVSSYSSFIEKRIKVSDSVFTIGNSFLSKNKQGLWELYVEGDPLQIGLQTGSLTQELFKKQEHAFLSKVGELVPSKTKQYLLRKVVAWYNRKMYLHIPAEYKAEIYGLSKYASNDYNHIAENYLRILYLHGAHDIGHALQDLALVGCSSFAAWGEKTVDGDLIIGRNFDFYAGDDFAKDKIIAFVTPTKGHKFMSVTWGGMIGVVSGMNEHGLTVTINAGKSKIPLLAKTPISILVREILQYASTIDEAIAIAKKREVFVSESIFIGSAKDKKAITIEVSPKNFGVYDVANSNQLICSNHFQSEAYSDDQNNIKHIEESHSQYRYKRMQELLQQQPKVTPQIAVNILRNKEGLNNKQIGYGNEKALNQLLAHHGIVFKPEDRMVWVSSNPYQLGEFVAYNLNDIFNKKHTKTTLSQSELNIEKDPFQFTKAYKDYENYRRLRKDLQKAIDNKEMLAPAFIGTFRKTNPEYWEVYYLIGRYYYEKQYYTAALHAFEEAGNKEITTVPDKREIDSYIKKLKRKLKQ, encoded by the coding sequence ATGTTCTTAAAAACATCTTGTTTTACAAAATGGTTGTGCTTTTTTGCACTCTTTTTTCTGTTAATGTCATGTGGTGTATCTAAATCTATAAAAGATATTCCAGATGTTAGTAGCTATTCTTCTTTTATTGAAAAAAGAATCAAAGTTTCGGATTCTGTTTTTACTATCGGAAATAGCTTTCTTAGTAAAAACAAGCAAGGTTTATGGGAGCTTTATGTAGAAGGAGATCCTTTACAAATAGGGTTACAAACCGGAAGTCTGACACAAGAGCTATTTAAAAAACAAGAGCATGCTTTTTTATCTAAGGTAGGAGAATTAGTACCTTCAAAAACAAAACAATATTTATTAAGAAAAGTTGTAGCCTGGTATAACAGGAAAATGTATTTACATATTCCTGCAGAGTATAAAGCAGAAATATACGGACTTTCAAAATATGCATCAAACGATTATAATCATATAGCAGAAAACTACTTAAGAATACTGTATCTTCATGGTGCACATGATATAGGACATGCTTTGCAGGATTTAGCATTAGTAGGATGTTCTTCATTTGCCGCCTGGGGAGAAAAAACCGTAGATGGCGATTTGATCATTGGTAGGAATTTTGATTTTTATGCTGGTGATGACTTTGCCAAAGATAAAATCATTGCTTTTGTAACTCCAACAAAAGGTCATAAGTTTATGTCTGTAACCTGGGGAGGAATGATTGGTGTAGTTTCGGGAATGAATGAGCATGGACTTACAGTAACTATAAATGCAGGAAAATCTAAAATTCCTTTATTAGCAAAAACACCAATTTCAATTTTGGTTCGTGAGATTTTACAATATGCCTCGACAATAGACGAAGCGATAGCAATAGCAAAAAAACGAGAAGTCTTTGTATCTGAATCGATATTTATTGGAAGTGCAAAAGATAAAAAAGCAATCACTATTGAAGTATCTCCCAAAAACTTTGGTGTTTACGATGTCGCGAACTCTAATCAACTAATTTGCTCTAATCATTTTCAAAGTGAGGCCTATTCTGATGATCAAAACAATATAAAACATATCGAAGAAAGCCATTCTCAATATCGCTATAAAAGAATGCAGGAGTTATTACAACAGCAACCAAAAGTAACACCGCAAATTGCTGTGAATATCCTAAGAAACAAAGAAGGGTTAAACAACAAACAAATAGGGTATGGTAATGAAAAAGCTTTAAATCAATTATTGGCACATCATGGCATTGTTTTTAAACCAGAAGATCGTATGGTATGGGTGTCATCAAACCCATATCAATTGGGAGAATTTGTTGCTTATAACCTGAATGATATTTTTAATAAAAAGCATACAAAAACAACATTATCCCAATCTGAATTAAATATTGAAAAAGACCCTTTTCAATTTACTAAAGCGTATAAAGATTACGAAAATTACAGACGGTTACGTAAAGACCTTCAAAAAGCAATTGATAACAAAGAAATGTTAGCTCCCGCTTTTATCGGAACTTTTCGGAAGACTAATCCAGAGTATTGGGAAGTATATTATTTAATTGGTAGGTATTATTACGAAAAACAATATTATACTGCTGCATTGCATGCTTTTGAAGAAGCTGGCAACAAAGAAATTACGACAGTTCCCGACAAACGTGAAATTGATTCGTATATTAAAAAATTAAAAAGGAAATTAAAACAATGA
- a CDS encoding phenylacetate--CoA ligase family protein, translated as MIPEIEKASLAQIKTVQEQELKKLISYLDTHSTYYQGVFAKHNILPSTINTLEDLVKIPVTTKEQLQQFNDDFICVPKSEIIDYVTTSGTLGEPVTFALTDNDLKRLAYNEAISFACAGVQKEDIMQLMTTIDRRFMAGIAYFLGARKLGAGIIRVGAGIPELQWDSILKFKPTYLIVVPSFLLKLIKYAQEHDIDLNASGIKGAICIGESLRNQDFSLNTLAKKIKDSWNIELYSTYASTEMNTAFTECSEQQGGHHHPELIIAEILDDHNCPVPPGEVGELTVTTLGVEAMPLLRFKTGDMVKAHTSSCACGRNTMRLGPVVGRKKQMIKYKGTTLYPPAMDNILNDFNEVENYIIEIFHNAIGTDEILIKIVTQTPTEDLLHDIKDHFRAKLRVSPKIEFHDKKDIQKLQFPKLSRKPVIVIDKREIE; from the coding sequence ATGATTCCTGAAATAGAAAAAGCGTCGTTGGCTCAGATCAAAACGGTACAAGAGCAAGAATTAAAGAAATTAATATCGTATTTAGATACACATTCTACTTATTATCAGGGTGTTTTTGCAAAACATAATATTCTTCCTTCGACGATTAATACTCTAGAAGATTTAGTAAAAATCCCAGTTACTACCAAAGAGCAATTACAACAGTTTAATGATGATTTTATCTGTGTACCGAAAAGTGAAATCATAGATTATGTTACTACCTCTGGAACCCTGGGAGAGCCTGTTACTTTTGCATTAACTGATAATGATTTAAAAAGATTAGCTTATAATGAAGCCATTTCTTTTGCCTGTGCTGGTGTGCAAAAGGAAGACATCATGCAGTTAATGACAACTATCGACAGGCGCTTTATGGCGGGAATAGCCTATTTTCTGGGTGCTAGAAAATTAGGAGCTGGGATTATACGCGTAGGAGCTGGGATTCCCGAATTACAATGGGATTCTATTTTAAAATTTAAACCTACCTACTTAATCGTAGTTCCTTCATTTTTATTAAAATTAATTAAATATGCTCAAGAACACGATATTGATCTGAATGCTTCGGGAATAAAAGGTGCTATTTGTATAGGAGAATCTCTTAGAAATCAAGATTTTTCGTTAAATACACTTGCAAAAAAGATAAAAGACAGCTGGAACATAGAATTATACTCTACCTATGCATCTACAGAAATGAATACTGCTTTTACAGAGTGTAGCGAACAACAAGGAGGACATCATCACCCAGAGCTAATTATTGCAGAAATTCTGGATGATCATAATTGTCCTGTTCCTCCTGGTGAAGTAGGTGAACTTACTGTTACTACTCTGGGGGTAGAAGCAATGCCCTTATTACGATTTAAAACAGGAGATATGGTTAAGGCACATACTTCAAGTTGTGCATGCGGGCGTAATACCATGCGTTTGGGTCCAGTGGTAGGAAGAAAAAAGCAAATGATTAAGTATAAAGGAACAACTCTATATCCTCCCGCTATGGATAATATTCTCAATGATTTTAATGAAGTAGAGAATTATATCATCGAAATTTTTCATAATGCAATAGGTACAGATGAAATCTTAATCAAAATAGTTACACAAACCCCTACAGAAGATTTACTGCATGATATAAAAGATCATTTTAGAGCAAAGCTTAGAGTATCTCCAAAAATTGAATTTCATGATAAAAAAGACATTCAGAAACTTCAATTCCCTAAACTGAGTAGAAAACCTGTAATTGTTATTGATAAAAGAGAAATAGAATAA
- a CDS encoding phytoene desaturase family protein: MKEHYDIVIIGSGLGGLVSAIILAKEGYSVCVLEKNNQYGGNLQTFVRDKTIFDTGVHYIGGLSEGQNLYQYFKYIGIIDDLKLKKLDEDGFDIITFEGDEKEYRHAQGYENFIKILVDQFPDEEEAIITYCNKLKETCRKFPLYQLKQGKPYFDDTEIFGLNAKSYINSITDNKKLQGVLAGTNYLYAGDSDRTPFYVHALCINSYIESSYRCINGGSQITKVLIKRLKEHGGETYKHHEVTKFGFDDGKISSVTCKNGKEIKGDLFISNIEPKLTLKLAGENKFRKSYANRVHKIESTIAAFTLYIVLKPNTFTYQNKNFYHFNHPDRVWDTQSYTDESWPEGYMMTMGVNKNTDEYGDSIAVMTYMRYEEVEPWENTFNTVANKNERGQTYEEFKAEKAEKIIIELEKKFPNIRDCIQETYTSTPLSYRDYIGSNEGSMYGYVKDVNKPMHSFLSPKTKIKNLMFTGQSLNMHGILGVTISAVTTCSEIIGKDYLLDKILEANKEQKTI; encoded by the coding sequence GTGAAAGAGCATTATGATATTGTAATTATTGGAAGTGGTTTGGGTGGTTTGGTTTCTGCTATCATTTTAGCCAAAGAAGGCTATAGTGTATGTGTATTAGAAAAAAACAATCAGTATGGAGGGAATTTACAAACCTTTGTAAGAGACAAAACTATTTTTGATACAGGAGTACACTATATTGGTGGGCTTTCTGAAGGTCAAAATCTATATCAATATTTTAAATACATTGGTATCATCGATGATTTAAAATTAAAAAAACTCGATGAAGACGGTTTTGATATCATAACTTTTGAAGGTGATGAAAAAGAATACAGACATGCTCAAGGGTATGAAAATTTTATAAAAATTTTAGTGGATCAATTTCCAGACGAAGAAGAAGCTATTATAACCTATTGTAATAAATTAAAAGAAACATGTCGTAAATTCCCACTGTATCAGTTAAAACAGGGGAAGCCTTACTTTGATGATACTGAAATTTTTGGTCTCAATGCGAAATCTTATATCAATTCTATTACAGATAACAAAAAACTACAAGGAGTTCTTGCAGGAACAAATTATTTATATGCTGGAGACAGTGATCGTACTCCTTTTTATGTACACGCTTTATGTATTAACTCATATATCGAAAGTTCATATCGGTGTATAAATGGAGGAAGTCAGATTACAAAAGTCTTAATTAAAAGATTAAAAGAACATGGTGGCGAAACATACAAACACCATGAGGTTACTAAATTTGGATTTGACGATGGTAAAATTAGTTCTGTTACGTGTAAAAATGGTAAAGAAATAAAAGGAGACTTGTTTATTTCTAATATTGAGCCAAAACTCACTTTAAAATTAGCAGGAGAGAATAAATTTAGAAAATCATATGCCAATCGAGTACATAAGATTGAAAGCACAATCGCCGCTTTTACATTATATATCGTATTAAAACCTAACACTTTTACTTACCAAAACAAAAATTTCTATCATTTTAATCATCCAGATAGAGTATGGGATACACAAAGTTATACCGATGAAAGTTGGCCAGAAGGATATATGATGACTATGGGGGTTAATAAAAACACAGATGAATATGGAGATAGTATTGCTGTAATGACCTATATGCGTTATGAAGAAGTTGAGCCTTGGGAAAACACATTTAATACGGTAGCTAATAAAAATGAAAGAGGACAAACCTATGAAGAATTTAAAGCTGAAAAAGCTGAAAAAATCATTATTGAATTAGAGAAAAAATTTCCAAACATAAGAGATTGTATTCAAGAAACATATACCTCGACACCATTATCCTACAGAGATTATATTGGTAGTAATGAAGGTTCGATGTATGGTTATGTTAAAGATGTTAATAAACCAATGCACTCTTTTTTATCTCCTAAAACCAAAATCAAAAACCTAATGTTTACGGGGCAGAGTTTAAATATGCACGGTATTTTGGGAGTCACTATTAGTGCCGTTACTACTTGTTCAGAAATAATAGGTAAAGATTACTTACTGGATAAAATACTAGAAGCCAACAAAGAACAAAAAACGATTTAG
- a CDS encoding serine hydrolase, producing METQSIAKNLVYQRKLKGYTQEELSEKTQVTIRTIQRIEKGDVTPHLQTVKLLATALDIEVNDLLILENPKEETIQKKWLILLHSTPFLGFIIPLANILFPLFIWIHKREDNELYHRHGIKIINFQITMSIVYILSLVALVTIEKWGFFLFISIIPISIICMLFNIVRVVNSQKCYYPLSFPFISSNKKAVSKKMIVLLLMSTMCFTSCTHAKAQNIVRLDGTEITKDSLTIKINHLIKKANVPGIAVTIFNDNEVTYQKTFGYKDYDKKLALNDVTNIYGGSFSKAVFGVLVMKLVEDGVIDLDTALESYLPKKIYEYKPLTRWHDDFSALKNDSLYHKITARMCLTHTTGFANSRWMESDYQLRVNREPGSRYSYSGEGFIYLQVVLEKIMGKNLEELAQEIIFKPLNMSHSSYQWSSSFEDNFAYGHTITSERFKKDIDNEPRGGSTLETTPEDYSKFLKAVLQQKIITRNSWNELFKPQLRIHSIKQFGPLALKDSTQNDAIALSYGLGWGILKTPYGFGAFKECHGNGFQHYSIIFPEAQKGIMIMTNSDNGESIFKELLEVSIADTYTPWHWENYIPYNKE from the coding sequence ATGGAAACCCAATCAATCGCAAAAAACTTAGTGTATCAACGAAAATTAAAAGGGTATACTCAAGAAGAATTATCAGAAAAAACACAAGTTACAATTCGTACCATCCAGCGTATAGAAAAAGGAGATGTAACTCCACATCTTCAAACCGTAAAATTGTTGGCTACTGCATTAGATATTGAGGTGAATGATTTATTGATATTAGAAAATCCAAAGGAGGAAACGATACAGAAAAAATGGTTAATCTTATTACATAGCACTCCGTTTTTAGGCTTTATAATACCACTGGCTAATATACTTTTTCCTTTATTTATTTGGATTCATAAGCGAGAGGATAACGAATTATACCACCGTCATGGTATAAAAATTATTAATTTTCAAATAACGATGAGCATAGTGTACATACTTTCATTAGTAGCTCTTGTAACTATTGAAAAATGGGGGTTTTTCTTGTTTATATCTATAATCCCAATTAGTATAATTTGTATGTTATTTAATATAGTAAGAGTCGTTAATTCACAAAAATGCTATTACCCATTATCATTTCCGTTTATAAGCAGCAACAAAAAAGCTGTATCCAAAAAAATGATCGTATTACTATTGATGAGCACTATGTGTTTTACAAGTTGCACTCATGCGAAAGCACAAAATATTGTACGTCTGGATGGAACCGAAATAACTAAAGATTCATTAACAATTAAAATTAATCACCTCATCAAAAAGGCAAATGTACCTGGGATTGCAGTTACTATTTTTAATGACAATGAGGTTACATATCAGAAGACTTTCGGATATAAAGATTATGATAAAAAATTAGCTCTAAATGATGTTACTAATATCTACGGAGGCTCTTTTAGTAAAGCAGTTTTTGGAGTACTGGTAATGAAATTGGTAGAAGACGGTGTTATTGATCTCGACACAGCTTTAGAGTCTTATTTACCTAAAAAAATATACGAGTACAAACCACTTACACGTTGGCATGATGATTTTTCTGCCTTAAAAAACGACAGTCTATATCATAAAATAACGGCTCGTATGTGTTTGACTCACACTACTGGCTTTGCAAATTCCCGATGGATGGAATCGGATTATCAATTGCGTGTAAACCGTGAACCAGGAAGCAGGTATAGTTATTCTGGAGAAGGATTTATTTACCTGCAGGTCGTCTTAGAAAAAATAATGGGGAAGAACCTGGAGGAATTAGCACAAGAAATAATTTTCAAACCATTAAACATGAGTCACTCCAGTTACCAATGGTCATCATCATTTGAAGATAACTTTGCATACGGTCATACTATCACAAGTGAGCGTTTTAAAAAAGATATAGACAATGAGCCAAGAGGAGGTAGTACTCTAGAAACTACGCCAGAAGATTATTCGAAGTTTCTTAAAGCCGTATTACAACAAAAAATTATCACTCGAAATTCTTGGAATGAACTGTTTAAGCCACAGCTTAGAATTCATTCTATCAAGCAATTTGGCCCACTAGCCCTAAAAGATTCTACACAAAATGATGCTATTGCGTTAAGTTATGGATTGGGTTGGGGTATTTTGAAAACTCCTTATGGTTTTGGGGCGTTTAAAGAATGCCATGGCAATGGATTTCAGCATTATTCAATCATATTTCCAGAAGCACAAAAGGGTATTATGATAATGACCAATAGTGATAATGGAGAAAGTATCTTTAAAGAACTATTAGAAGTATCGATTGCAGATACGTATACACCATGGCATTGGGAGAATTATATCCCTTATAACAAAGAGTAA